The Tripterygium wilfordii isolate XIE 37 chromosome 5, ASM1340144v1, whole genome shotgun sequence genome window below encodes:
- the LOC119998113 gene encoding amino acid transporter AVT1D-like: MKLEVEDLGHDRRDEFQTDDEENQAERVCDSQSDTDTDSDVSETSRVRTSTWPQSYKESLDRLTSVTPPSFSFLRGTNSTGISTSFTSPIKRRQSDELDSPLGKPLISGTAIDREEEPYSTLPTNLSISTHTKSSISDLPPLSEQCSFSQALLNGINVLCGIGLLTTPYAVKEGGWLSLLLLLLFAIICCNTGILLQRCLQSSPGLRTYPDIGQAAFGASGGLAISIMLYVELYASCVEFVIMMADNLSTLFPDTSLTLAGIHLDSLQIFAITATLLVLPTAWLRDLSILSYLSVGGVATSILVVLCLLWVGVVDKVGFHPSGTALDVVNLPVSLGIYGFGFSGHSVFPNIYTSMKEPSQFPSVIISSFAFCFFMYSGVAIFGFLMFGDSIKSQYTLNLPTQFVASKIAVWTAVVNPMTKYALTITPIALSLEELMPSHRLRSCGVRIIIRTILVISTLIVGLTVPFFGIVMALIGSLLAMIVAVIFPCVCYLKLLKGKLTKFQIVTCYSTILLGFVSGCLGTYSAVKKLADKFI, translated from the exons ATGAAGCTGGAGGTGGAGGACCTAGGGCACGACCGACGAGACGAGTTCCAAACAGATGATGAAGAAAACCAGGCTGAAAGGGTTTGCGATAGCCAGAGTGATACTGATACTGATTCTGACGTTTCTGAGACATCGAGGGTTCGCACATCGACATGGCCTCAAAGCTACAA GGAATCATTGGACAGATTAACTAGTGTGACTCCTCCCTCCTTTAGTTTCCTAAGAGGGACTAATTCAACAGGAATAAGCACCTCCTTCACTTCACCAATCAAGAGACGTCAAAGTGATGAACTTGATTCTCCCCTTGGTAAACCCCTCATTTCTGGAACAGCGATAGATAGAGAAGAGGAGCCTTACTCAACACTCCCGACAAATTTATCAATATCTACCCACACAAAGTCATCTATCAGTGATCTGCCACCATTATCAGAGCAGTGTTCATTTTCTCAGGCACTACTTAATG GAATCAACGTTCTATGTGGCATAGGCCTTCTTACAACTCCTTATGCAGTCAAAGAAGGAGGGTGGTTGAGCCTCTTACTACTCTTACTCTTTGCTATCATTTGTTGCAATACTGGAATTTTGTTACAGCGATGTTTACAAAGCTCTCCTGGACTACGTACTTATCCAGACATTGGGCAGGCTGCTTTTGGGGCATCTGGTGGCCTAGCAATATCT ATTATGTTGTACGTCGAGTTATAT GCTTCTTGTGTGGAGTTTGTAATTATGATGGCTGATAACTTGTCAACACTCTTCCCGGACACCAGCTTGACTTTAGCTGGGATACATCTTGATTCTCTTCAAATCTTTGCCATCACAGCAACTCTTCTTGTTCTACCAACTGCTTGGCTTCGAGACCTTAGTATTCTATCGTACCTTTCAG ttgGAGGAGTAGCTACATCAATCCTTGTGGTTTTATGCTTGTTATGGGTGGGGGTGGTGGATAAAGTCGGGTTTCATCCCAGTGGAACAGCTTTAGATGTTGTAAACCTTCCTGTCTCACTTGGCATATATGGTTTTGGCTTCTCTGGCCATTCCGTTTTTCCAAATATTTACACTTCCATGAAAGAACCATCACAATTTCCATCAGTGATTATATCCAG CTTtgctttttgtttcttcatgtaCTCTGGAGTGGCAATTTTCGGATTTCTGATGTTTGGTGACTCAATCAAATCTCAGTATACATTAAACCTGCCGACACAATTTGTAGCCTCTAAAATTGCAGTCTGGACAGCA GTTGTGAACCCTATGACAAAGTATGCTTTGACAATAACGCCAATTGCATTGAGCTTAGAGGAACTCATGCCTTCACACCGCCTTAGATCTTGTGGTGTACGGATAATTATTAGAACAATTTTAGTAATTTCTACTCTCATTGTTGGACTCACAGTTCCCTTTTTTG GAATTGTGATGGCGCTAATCGGATCTTTACTTGCAATGATAGTT GCTGTTATCTTTCCCTGTGTATGTTATCTCAAACTACTGAAAGGAAAGTTAACCAAGTTTCAG ATTGTTACTTGCTATAGCACTATCCTTTTGGGGTTTGTGAGTGGTTGCCTTGGCACATATTCAGCAGTCAAAAAGCTAGCAGATAAATTCATCTGA
- the LOC119998114 gene encoding uncharacterized protein LOC119998114, with product MASMAALQNFYGATSNHSFSGSYALPMRGGSKIQSWHTNQKKKNRALTMVAAVGDVSADGTTYLIAGAVAVALLGTAFPILFSRKDLCPECDGAGFIRKSGAALRANAARKDQAQIVCPNCNGLGKLNQIDK from the exons ATGGCGTCAATGGCTGCTCTGCAGAATTTCTATGGGGCAACTAGTAATCACTCATTCTCTGGCTCCTATGCACTGCCAATGCGTGGAGGTTCGAAGATTCAGTCATGGCATAcgaaccagaagaagaaaaatagagcCTTGACTATGGTTGCAGCAGTCGGAGATGTGTCAGCTGATGGCACCACCTACCTCATTGCTGGTGCGGTTGCTGTTGCCTTGCTTGGAACTGCCTTTCCGATCCTCTTCTCCCGCAAAGACct GTGTCCTGAATGTGACGGAGCAGGTTTTATTCGGAAGTCGGGAGCAGCGTTGAGGGCAAATGCAGCACGGAAGGACCAAGCCCAGATTGTATGTCCTAATTGCAATGGCCTTGGCAAGCTCAACCAAATTGACAAGTGA